One Dysosmobacter welbionis DNA segment encodes these proteins:
- the truB gene encoding tRNA pseudouridine(55) synthase TruB has product MPSGILIIDKPAGWTSMDVCAKVRGIFHEKRVGHGGTLDPMATGVLPVFVGQATRGVEFAENGQKEYVAGLRLGQVTDTQDVTGTTLETRPVTADRAALEALLPRFLGEQDQIPPMYSAVKVGGQKLYDLARKGQVVERKPRRITIYELELLAQESATDYLLRCRCSKGTYIRTLCHDIGRQLGCGGTLYALRRTMAAGFRLDQAVTLEAVQAQGTALLLPTDSLFAEYPALPLTSGLLEKRVRCGNPIPLPGTPDGIYRVYSRDRQFLCLSRAAGGTLTSIKNFFGA; this is encoded by the coding sequence ATGCCCAGTGGTATCCTGATTATCGACAAGCCCGCCGGTTGGACCAGCATGGACGTCTGCGCCAAGGTGCGGGGCATCTTCCACGAAAAGCGGGTGGGACACGGCGGAACGCTGGACCCCATGGCCACCGGGGTGCTGCCGGTCTTTGTGGGGCAGGCCACCCGCGGGGTGGAGTTCGCAGAGAACGGCCAGAAGGAATATGTAGCCGGTCTGCGGCTCGGCCAGGTGACGGACACCCAGGACGTCACCGGCACCACGCTGGAGACCCGTCCCGTCACGGCGGATCGGGCAGCACTGGAAGCGCTGCTGCCCCGCTTTCTGGGAGAGCAGGACCAGATCCCCCCTATGTACTCCGCTGTCAAGGTAGGCGGGCAGAAACTCTACGACCTGGCCCGGAAGGGACAGGTCGTGGAACGGAAGCCCCGCCGCATCACCATCTACGAGCTGGAGCTACTGGCCCAGGAGAGCGCAACGGACTACCTGCTCCGCTGCCGCTGCTCCAAGGGCACCTACATCCGCACCCTCTGCCATGACATCGGCCGACAGCTGGGCTGCGGCGGGACGCTGTACGCCCTCCGCCGCACCATGGCGGCCGGCTTCAGGTTGGACCAGGCAGTGACGCTGGAGGCAGTCCAGGCACAGGGTACAGCGCTCCTGCTGCCTACGGACAGCCTCTTCGCAGAGTACCCGGCCCTGCCTCTGACATCCGGCCTGCTGGAGAAACGGGTCCGCTGCGGCAATCCCATCCCCCTGCCGGGCACACCGGACGGCATCTACCGCGTATACAGCCGGGACCGGCAGTTCCTGTGCCTGTCCCGGGCTGCGGGCGGAACGCTGACGTCCATCAAGAATTTCTTTGGAGCGTAA
- a CDS encoding DHH family phosphoesterase, whose protein sequence is MLTVPQTAALLRTFDNILILTHVRPDGDTVGCAAALCAGLRSLGKAAFLLPNPELTDTTAPYFRPYEAPEGFTPDKVVSTDIATVGLFPENARPYAERVDLAIDHHPSFESFGRENIVRPEAAACGELIYDILSDLGPITPEMALPLYVAVSTDTGCFAYANTTAQTHAVAAALLRTGIDYQTVNKVFFRTKSRRRMQLEAAILNDCTFYDRDRVAVLSVPLSLMARIGASETDAEDLSALGPQIEGVDCAITMRELRPDVWKMSLRTGPRINATEACRLLGGGGHAAAAGCTVEAPWAEARERILAAVAQVAPDYQR, encoded by the coding sequence ATGCTGACGGTCCCCCAGACCGCGGCGCTGCTGCGGACCTTTGACAATATTCTGATCCTCACCCATGTCCGCCCGGATGGGGACACGGTGGGCTGTGCCGCAGCCCTGTGCGCAGGACTGCGGTCTCTGGGCAAGGCGGCGTTTCTGCTGCCCAATCCGGAGCTGACAGACACCACCGCCCCCTATTTCCGCCCTTACGAGGCGCCGGAAGGCTTCACACCGGACAAGGTGGTGTCCACGGACATCGCCACGGTGGGCCTGTTCCCGGAGAACGCCAGACCATACGCGGAACGGGTGGATCTGGCCATTGACCACCATCCCTCTTTTGAGTCCTTTGGCCGAGAGAATATCGTCCGGCCGGAAGCCGCCGCGTGCGGAGAGCTAATCTACGACATTCTGTCCGATCTGGGCCCCATCACGCCGGAGATGGCCCTTCCGCTGTATGTGGCCGTCTCCACGGACACAGGCTGCTTTGCCTACGCCAATACCACTGCCCAGACCCATGCGGTGGCGGCCGCGCTGCTGCGGACCGGCATCGACTATCAGACCGTCAACAAGGTGTTCTTCCGCACCAAGAGCCGCAGGCGGATGCAGCTGGAGGCCGCCATCCTCAACGACTGTACGTTTTACGACCGAGACCGGGTGGCGGTGCTGTCCGTGCCCCTCTCCCTGATGGCGCGGATCGGCGCCTCGGAAACGGATGCGGAGGACCTCTCCGCTCTGGGTCCCCAGATTGAGGGCGTGGACTGCGCCATCACCATGCGGGAGCTGCGGCCCGATGTGTGGAAGATGTCCCTGCGGACCGGTCCCCGGATTAATGCCACGGAGGCCTGCCGGCTGCTGGGCGGCGGCGGCCACGCGGCCGCCGCAGGCTGCACGGTGGAGGCCCCCTGGGCTGAGGCCAGGGAGCGAATCCTGGCTGCCGTGGCGCAGGTGGCGCCGGACTATCAGCGCTGA